A segment of the Cutaneotrichosporon cavernicola HIS019 DNA, chromosome: 6 genome:
TCCGGCCTGACTGGGCGACTGACGGTTCGTTCTCGGACGGCCACAACGGGTACGCCACCATGCACCGCGACAACTCGCCGCCCATGGCTGGTGTCGGCTCGTACTTTACCTCCAGTCAGCActctccgccgccgatGGCGGGCGTTGGGTCTGGCTACCCTCCACAGCAGCCACACTACTAGTATGGACGCTCGCTGGCCGAGTCGTCGGGGGCGCTGAGGGGCCGTGCGTGTGTGTAAGCAGTCGTATGAACTTTTTGCATGCGAAAGTAGGGAGTGCAGTGTGGAATGGAATAAGAATGAGGGGGTGCTTTACACTGCGAATGTGACAAGATACCTAGGTCtacgacgcgacgcgacgaccTCTGTCCCTTGAGGCAAAATGCTCCCGCAGCCCTCCACCATGGCCATGCATCTGCATCTCTGTCCGAGATTTCAGTCCTCCATCACTATCCATCATGTCTGGACCGAGCTCTGCGCCGACACCCGACTCGGTGCCGGGTTTTGAGAGCTGGCGTCGCTCCCTGGCCCAATTCACCGGCATGGGTCTATCGGACGAAGAGCGTCTCCTCCGTGACACCGAGGCTGAACGACAACAACTCGAAAAAGACTGGACAAAATGCGAGCGCTGGAAAAAGGACCTGATGACCAAGAGTGAGAATATCAAATGTCCCACTAACGCAGGCCCAATCATCACCTTTATGCTCAAACACCTCGAAATGGCCGGCTGCGCGTTCCCCAGCAGCGCGATGCAATGTCATCCATGTGATGCTACGCGGGCTGGCGGGTTCTCTCCAGAACATGGCATCTTGCTCTGCCAGAACAGGTTCATGCACCGCAAGCATATGGAGGATACTATTGCGCATGAGCTGATTCACGCTTTTGACCATTGCCGGTTCAAGGTTGATTGGATGAATCTCAGGCATCACGCTTGTACTGAGGTGAgttggggagggagagggagagggagatggTGGGCGGGAGGGAGTAAGgggacgcggacgcggacgcggacgcggacggGGGAGGATGGGTTGACAAAGCTCcagccgaggtcgagacgAGGGCGGAGAGAGGAACGGTAGAGAAGCGAGAGACCAGTAGAGAAGCGAGAGACCAGGCCGATCCATACGACGTAGGACTGACTCCAGATCCGCGCGGCCAACCTTTCAGGCGACTGCAGGTTCTCGCGCGAGTTCAAGCGCGGGTACTGGGCATTCAGCAAGCAGCACCAGACGTGCGTCAAGCGCCGCGCAACACTCAGCGTCATGGCGCACCCCAACTGCGAGAACGAGGCGAtggccgagaaggccgTCAACGAGGTGTGGGACTCGTGTTTCCAGGACACGCGGCCATTCGACGACGTGAGTTTTGCCGACGAGTGGGCTAACAGCAGATCTACTAGACTGACATGTACTTTTACCGCTCACTGCATACAGGGATTGATGGGGATGTGCTTATAAACAGGTTGGGGTCGCGGGATACCAGACTATGGTGCGATACGTAACTAACGTGGCGATATGCGGATACGGTACTGCGCTGGAGTGGAGATGGCcaggagaggaagagggccTGTACCGCAGCGTCGCTTGGCTGGCGAACCGCATTACGCTGGTCCATTTCAGGGGAACAGAATCGGGGGCCGCGTGGGAGCCCGCAGCGTGCGGTAGTCGGAGAGATGGACGCTGGTGCGCTGGAATGTGTCGACATGGGAACTGGACGGCTTGCCATGTTGCTGGGTCGTGGCGGCCAAGCTGGGACTCTTGCGTGGCCCACCCCCGTCTTCTGCACCGCGCTTCTTGCCACGGCTGCCCGTCTGCTCTGCGGCCAACGAAGCTGCGTTGTGCTTCAAACTGGCTTGGAGACGGAGCGGAATGTCCTTGCGCTCCGGCATGCCGCCAGCGGAACATGGCCCGTCGGCCCCCCAACGGTCAATGGTTAGGTCCAGCAGGCCCAGCATGTCCAGCGCGTCCAGCGTGTCCAGCGGCACCAGTCGGTGCTCCTGCACGGTTCTCACGGGCGCGATGCCGCCGAACTGGATGCGCTCACTGGGATGGCACAACTTGCGCATCTTCATGGGAGGGCCCTGGGCGTTTTCCATACGGTACCCGACGGCGCGCTGCATGTCGCCCGCTCGCATCCCGAAGGGGTGGCGGATGGGGAGAGTGTCCACCATCTTGTGCTTCAGCGAACCGAACTGGAGGGGGTTGGTGCTACATCGTTCGGCTTCGCAGCCTGGCTTTTGGTGCCAGAGACCTTTTCGGCTGGGCGGGGGAACGGGACGCTGAAGTGAGGTGAGAGGAAGGCTGTCGAGAATGGGCTGGAGTTCCGTCATCGCGAGCAGCTGGGGCTTGGGTCTGTGAGGAAGGTACTGctgtggaggtggagggcTTGGGAGTCTAACAGCGGAACAATCGGGGCTAAGCCGCTGGGACTGCTGGGTACTGGGGACCGGGGAGAGGATGCCGGAGGGACGGTAGCCGCCGAGAAAAGGAGAGAGGGTGtcgtgacgaggagccCAATTGTTGGCCCAAGCTGAAGGTGTCGCCAGGAGAGGAGTCGAGTAAGAGGAGAATGTCTGGTGCTTGTCCGCTGGTAAGTCGTGGAACTCCCGGGCCTTGCGCGGCCGCTCAGCCGTAGGTTCACGCTCCTCCACGTTCAGCTCGCGATGGCTCACAGGCCAGATTGCCGGCGACGTTGGCAGTGTAGCCGGGTTCCAGACATGGTTGATTGGCCTCGTCTTCGACTCGTGGGACATGGGAAGCTTGGTCTTGGGAGGGGCCTCGATCTTTGGGGGGGGCATCTCGACAATGAGCTGCGGATGCCACATGGGGTCTCTCGAAGCCGAGATTGGCGGTACGCGCATCGTAAACTCGgccacgtcgtcgatcGACATGGGTGTGCGTCGCTGATGCGGCGTCTCCTTGGCCCCATCAGCCAGCTGATGGTCGGATGGCTTGTACTGGTATCTAAGGCGACTCGGGACGGGTCGCCAGTTCCCGATGCCAACGAGCGCAGACTTCTTCACCACTGCAGTACTATGGCTATGAGCCAATCCTAGGAACGTCGAAGCCGCGATGGCCATCATGCGATCGGCGGTCGGCCTGCGCACGCCGGCGCGTGGACGATGACGCGAAGTGGGCCACTGCTCCCAGTTGGAGTGATCCCACATCTTGGCCCAGGCATTCCAGCGGCGACGGAagccgtcctcgcgctgctTCCTTTCGGACGTGATTGAGCGTGGCACACGCTGGGGCTTGATTCGCTGTTTTGCCTTGTGGATGGGGATCATGCGGCCGTCGTAGCGGACGACATGGCCTGCCAGGTCATCATCTGGCGCGGGGCATAGGCCCCGGGTACACGCGCGGAAGTACATCGCGCGGGTGGAGCGCAAGTGGTCGTCGGGTTTCATGAGCAGTGTATGAAGGGATGGCTGGGAAAGGTGGATGGAGGAAGCAAGTGAGGTTCACTACAGAGAAAGGATGATTCAAGTGTGTGtggagatgaagatggaGTAGATGCGTAAGTGAAAAAATGGGGAGGAAAATAAGAGATGTTATGAAAGGCGCAGTAAAAATTCAAGAGGAAGCTTGAGAAAAGAGTGAGTAGGATCATGGGGTCATGGGGTCATGGGAGGCAAAGTAAATGTTTCAGTGAGTGGCGTTGAATGACATCTCACCTTTGTACGCGTATGTACAGTCATCGTAATCAATCCTCAACAACGCACAGACGTCGGAATCTTCCAACATAATATCCTCCACCTCATGTCCGCAT
Coding sequences within it:
- the ATP23 gene encoding uncharacterized protein (Has a dual role in the assembly of mitochondrial ATPase) yields the protein MSGPSSAPTPDSVPGFESWRRSLAQFTGMGLSDEERLLRDTEAERQQLEKDWTKCERWKKDLMTKSPIITFMLKHLEMAGCAFPSSAMQCHPCDATRAGGFSPEHGILLCQNRFMHRKHMEDTIAHELIHAFDHCRFKVDWMNLRHHACTEIRAANLSGDCRFSREFKRGYWAFSKQHQTCVKRRATLSVMAHPNCENEAMAEKAVNEVWDSCFQDTRPFDDIY